In Myxosarcina sp. GI1, one genomic interval encodes:
- a CDS encoding cupin domain-containing protein — protein sequence MSKPKVKYWHVWTDRDGISHQTQCELTNFEKESMGGDADPQWNNHLLSSDAEVLFTVQPVGWVGEWHENPKPQWIVPLSGRWFVETMDGKRVEMGAGEISFGGDQNTKPNDKGHQGHLSGTVGDEPARLMVVQLKDKKWIAAQPGDFS from the coding sequence ATGAGTAAACCAAAAGTAAAATATTGGCACGTATGGACTGATAGAGATGGAATTAGCCATCAAACTCAATGTGAATTAACTAACTTTGAAAAAGAAAGTATGGGTGGCGATGCCGATCCGCAGTGGAATAACCATTTACTTAGCAGCGATGCAGAAGTTTTGTTTACCGTTCAGCCAGTCGGTTGGGTTGGCGAGTGGCATGAAAACCCTAAGCCACAGTGGATCGTTCCTCTATCTGGTCGCTGGTTTGTCGAAACAATGGACGGTAAGCGCGTAGAGATGGGTGCTGGTGAAATTTCTTTTGGTGGCGATCAAAATACCAAGCCAAATGACAAAGGACATCAAGGGCATCTTTCTGGTACGGTAGGTGACGAACCAGCCAGATTAATGGTAGTGCAATTAAAAGATAAAAAATGGATTGCAGCGCAGCCT